A window of the Cannabis sativa cultivar Pink pepper isolate KNU-18-1 chromosome X, ASM2916894v1, whole genome shotgun sequence genome harbors these coding sequences:
- the LOC115699443 gene encoding ubinuclein-1 isoform X1 — protein sequence MEEEKRGGESICRVSSSFFKSGDRQMFTMELRPGETTIVSWKKLMKDANKVNGSSSTTVLELPVNAHPRLESRIAPVAAQPDGEEVKDETAPSRFSAVIEKIERLYMGKDSSDEEDHNDIPDDDQYDTEDSFIDDAELDEYFEVDNSAIKHGGFFVNRGQLERIESTALPSQQPKKRRRKDLAKGNGENDDGCLQNKHAKPGKMASGKNTSALAKTLSTTTQAVAVSGEDIQFQSQLNSTVVCPKKKSSDSKTIIDPSVLKVSNGDATMILAEVKDIEKQKTGSLLSKDPSSKFKEMAVSSDSSHSKHHDKNVYVQSKSQSGRPSSGADELDSSIRVREKNGNRELSDVNTFEGKYSAPTTKTPHMHKKDGSNARPKGSILEKAIRELEKMVAESRPPNVENQEADNSSQAIKRRLPREIKMKLAKVARLAQASHGKVSKELLNRLMSILGHLIQLRTLKRNLKVMISMGLSAKQETNDRFQRVKKEVIEMLKVRAPSMESKALEKQAGASDDFQEIPTEQKEVSKRKYSMDAALEDKICDLYDLYVDGLDDDAGPQVRRLYAELAELWPNGFMDNHGIKRAICRAKERRRELYGRKKDQEKMKRKKMLASKTEEGVRVEGGSILQPQYTRESSATLSGGHCSANKSVPASTVVMQPPSPINVQSFDKVKQEKFKGTSSHSPEDARVGDSIVVTKKKVRRKPEVELDETHLRSEERQKSLKQSATPPLKPNLQSTALSSLEQSS from the exons ATGGAGGAAGAGAAGCGCGGCGGTGAATCAATATGCAGGGTTTCGTCGTCTTTTTTCAAGTCCGGTGACCGTCAAATGTTCACGATGGAGCTTCGTCCTGGTGAGACTACTATAGTCTCGTGGAAGAAGCTCATGAAGGACGCTAATAAGGTCAATGGGTCTTCTTCTACTACCGTTCTCGAGCTTCCTGTCAATGCTCATCCCCGTCTCGAGTCTCGTATCGCTCCTGTGGCG GCGCAACCGGATGGTGAAGAAGTTAAAGATGAGACTGCTCCCAGTCGTTTTAGTGCTGTTATTGAGAAGATTGAACGACTTTATATG GGGAAAGACAGTAGTGACGAGGAAGATCACAATGACATCCCTGATGATGATCAGTATGATACAGAAGACTCTTTCATCGATGATGCTGAGTTG GATGAATACTTTGAAGTTGATAATTCAGCCATAAAGCATGGCGGTTTTTTTGTTAACAGAGGACAATTAGAACGCAT TGAATCCACTGCACTACCTAGCCAGCAACCAAAGAAAAGGCGAAGAAAGGATTTGGCAAAGGGTAATGGTGAAAATGATGATGGTTGTTTGCAAAATAAACATGCAAAACCAGGCAAAATGGCTAGTGGTAAGAATACATCAGCACTTGCAAAGACTTTGTCTACCACTACTCAAGCAGTAGCTGTATCCGGTGAAGATATACAATTTCAGAGTCAGTTGAATTCTACAGTAGTTTGCCCTAAGAAGAAATCTTCAGATTCAAAAACAATAATAGATCCTTCTGTTCTGAAAGTTTCAAATGGAGATGCTACTATGATATTAGCTGAGGTAAAGGATATTGAAAAGCAGAAGACAGGATCCCTCTTATCTAAAGATCCAAGTAGCAAGTTCAAAGAAATGGCTGTATCCTCTGATTCTTCACATTCTAAACATCATGATAAAAATGTCTATGTACAATCCAAATCCCAATCTGGGAGACCATCTAGTGGTGCTGATGAATTGGATTCATCAATTCGTGTGAGGGAAAAAAATGGCAACCGTGAACTTTCTGATGTTAACACCTTTGAGGGAAAGTACTCTGCACCAACAACT AAAACACCGCACATGCACAAAAAGGATGGTTCTAATGCAAGGCCGAAAGGTTCAATACTTGAAAAGGCTATAAGGGAGTTAGAGAAAATGGTTGCAGAAT CAAGGCCGCCTAATGTGGAAAATCAAGAGGCAGATAATTCGTCACAGGCTATTAAAAGGAGATTGCCTAGAGAAATAAAAATGAAGCTTGCCAAAGTTGCGAGATTAGCG CAGGCTAGCCATGGAAAAGTTTCGAAAGAACTACTCAACCGCCTTATGAGTATTCTTGGTCACTTAATTCAACTGAGAACATTGAAG AGAAATTTGAAAGTCATGATTAGCATGGGTTTGTCAGCTAAACAGGAGACAAATGATAGGTTTCAACGTGTAAAGAAGGAAGTCATAGAGATGCTTAAAGTGCGAGCACCCTCTATGGAGTCAAAG GCCTTGGAGAAACAAGCTGGAGCATCAGACGATTTTCAAGAAATTCCTACTGAACAAAAAGAAGTTTCTAAAAGAAAGTATAGTATGGATGCTGCATTGGAGGACAAGATCTGTGATCTCTATGACCTTTATGTTGAT GGTCTGGATGATGACGCAGGTCCTCAAGTAAGAAGGCTGTACGCAGAG CTTGCAGAATTATGGCCTAATGGTTTCATGGACAACCATGGGATCAAGCGTGCAATATGCCGGGCAAAAGAGAGGCGAAGAGAACTATATGGCAGGAAAAAG GATCAGGAGAAAATGAAGAGGAAAAAGATGTTAGCCTCTAAAACTGAGGAGGGTGTTCGAGTTGAGGGTGGTTCCATTTTGCAGCCTCAATACACACGAGAAAGTTCGGCTACTTTATCTGGTGGTCATTGTTCAGCAAACAAGTCAGTTCCTGCTTCAACAGTGGTCATGCAGCCACCCAGTCCAATAAATGTTCAGAGCTTCGACAAGGTTAAACAAGAAAAGTTCAAGGGAACTTCAAGCCACTCCCCAGAAGATGCTAGGGTGGGAGACAGTATAGTGGTGACAAAGAAGAAGGTGAGAAGAAAGCCAGAAGTAGAGTTGGATGAAACTCATCTCCGGTCAGAGGAAAGACAGAAGTCGCTTAAACAATCCGCAACTCCACCACTTAAACCAAACCTTCAGTCCACGGCCCTCTCAAGCCTCGAACAATCAAGCTGA
- the LOC115699443 gene encoding ubinuclein-1 isoform X2, translating to MEEEKRGGESICRVSSSFFKSGDRQMFTMELRPGETTIVSWKKLMKDANKVNGSSSTTVLELPVNAHPRLESRIAPVAAQPDGEEVKDETAPSRFSAVIEKIERLYMGKDSSDEEDHNDIPDDDQYDTEDSFIDDAELDEYFEVDNSAIKHGGFFVNRGQLERIESTALPSQQPKKRRRKDLAKGNGENDDGCLQNKHAKPGKMASGKNTSALAKTLSTTTQAVAVSGEDIQFQSQLNSTVVCPKKKSSDSKTIIDPSVLKVSNGDATMILAEVKDIEKQKTGSLLSKDPSSKFKEMAVSSDSSHSKHHDKNVYVQSKSQSGRPSSGADELDSSIRVREKNGNRELSDVNTFEGKYSAPTTKTPHMHKKDGSNARPKGSILEKAIRELEKMVAESRPPNVENQEADNSSQAIKRRLPREIKMKLAKVARLAASHGKVSKELLNRLMSILGHLIQLRTLKRNLKVMISMGLSAKQETNDRFQRVKKEVIEMLKVRAPSMESKALEKQAGASDDFQEIPTEQKEVSKRKYSMDAALEDKICDLYDLYVDGLDDDAGPQVRRLYAELAELWPNGFMDNHGIKRAICRAKERRRELYGRKKDQEKMKRKKMLASKTEEGVRVEGGSILQPQYTRESSATLSGGHCSANKSVPASTVVMQPPSPINVQSFDKVKQEKFKGTSSHSPEDARVGDSIVVTKKKVRRKPEVELDETHLRSEERQKSLKQSATPPLKPNLQSTALSSLEQSS from the exons ATGGAGGAAGAGAAGCGCGGCGGTGAATCAATATGCAGGGTTTCGTCGTCTTTTTTCAAGTCCGGTGACCGTCAAATGTTCACGATGGAGCTTCGTCCTGGTGAGACTACTATAGTCTCGTGGAAGAAGCTCATGAAGGACGCTAATAAGGTCAATGGGTCTTCTTCTACTACCGTTCTCGAGCTTCCTGTCAATGCTCATCCCCGTCTCGAGTCTCGTATCGCTCCTGTGGCG GCGCAACCGGATGGTGAAGAAGTTAAAGATGAGACTGCTCCCAGTCGTTTTAGTGCTGTTATTGAGAAGATTGAACGACTTTATATG GGGAAAGACAGTAGTGACGAGGAAGATCACAATGACATCCCTGATGATGATCAGTATGATACAGAAGACTCTTTCATCGATGATGCTGAGTTG GATGAATACTTTGAAGTTGATAATTCAGCCATAAAGCATGGCGGTTTTTTTGTTAACAGAGGACAATTAGAACGCAT TGAATCCACTGCACTACCTAGCCAGCAACCAAAGAAAAGGCGAAGAAAGGATTTGGCAAAGGGTAATGGTGAAAATGATGATGGTTGTTTGCAAAATAAACATGCAAAACCAGGCAAAATGGCTAGTGGTAAGAATACATCAGCACTTGCAAAGACTTTGTCTACCACTACTCAAGCAGTAGCTGTATCCGGTGAAGATATACAATTTCAGAGTCAGTTGAATTCTACAGTAGTTTGCCCTAAGAAGAAATCTTCAGATTCAAAAACAATAATAGATCCTTCTGTTCTGAAAGTTTCAAATGGAGATGCTACTATGATATTAGCTGAGGTAAAGGATATTGAAAAGCAGAAGACAGGATCCCTCTTATCTAAAGATCCAAGTAGCAAGTTCAAAGAAATGGCTGTATCCTCTGATTCTTCACATTCTAAACATCATGATAAAAATGTCTATGTACAATCCAAATCCCAATCTGGGAGACCATCTAGTGGTGCTGATGAATTGGATTCATCAATTCGTGTGAGGGAAAAAAATGGCAACCGTGAACTTTCTGATGTTAACACCTTTGAGGGAAAGTACTCTGCACCAACAACT AAAACACCGCACATGCACAAAAAGGATGGTTCTAATGCAAGGCCGAAAGGTTCAATACTTGAAAAGGCTATAAGGGAGTTAGAGAAAATGGTTGCAGAAT CAAGGCCGCCTAATGTGGAAAATCAAGAGGCAGATAATTCGTCACAGGCTATTAAAAGGAGATTGCCTAGAGAAATAAAAATGAAGCTTGCCAAAGTTGCGAGATTAGCG GCTAGCCATGGAAAAGTTTCGAAAGAACTACTCAACCGCCTTATGAGTATTCTTGGTCACTTAATTCAACTGAGAACATTGAAG AGAAATTTGAAAGTCATGATTAGCATGGGTTTGTCAGCTAAACAGGAGACAAATGATAGGTTTCAACGTGTAAAGAAGGAAGTCATAGAGATGCTTAAAGTGCGAGCACCCTCTATGGAGTCAAAG GCCTTGGAGAAACAAGCTGGAGCATCAGACGATTTTCAAGAAATTCCTACTGAACAAAAAGAAGTTTCTAAAAGAAAGTATAGTATGGATGCTGCATTGGAGGACAAGATCTGTGATCTCTATGACCTTTATGTTGAT GGTCTGGATGATGACGCAGGTCCTCAAGTAAGAAGGCTGTACGCAGAG CTTGCAGAATTATGGCCTAATGGTTTCATGGACAACCATGGGATCAAGCGTGCAATATGCCGGGCAAAAGAGAGGCGAAGAGAACTATATGGCAGGAAAAAG GATCAGGAGAAAATGAAGAGGAAAAAGATGTTAGCCTCTAAAACTGAGGAGGGTGTTCGAGTTGAGGGTGGTTCCATTTTGCAGCCTCAATACACACGAGAAAGTTCGGCTACTTTATCTGGTGGTCATTGTTCAGCAAACAAGTCAGTTCCTGCTTCAACAGTGGTCATGCAGCCACCCAGTCCAATAAATGTTCAGAGCTTCGACAAGGTTAAACAAGAAAAGTTCAAGGGAACTTCAAGCCACTCCCCAGAAGATGCTAGGGTGGGAGACAGTATAGTGGTGACAAAGAAGAAGGTGAGAAGAAAGCCAGAAGTAGAGTTGGATGAAACTCATCTCCGGTCAGAGGAAAGACAGAAGTCGCTTAAACAATCCGCAACTCCACCACTTAAACCAAACCTTCAGTCCACGGCCCTCTCAAGCCTCGAACAATCAAGCTGA